Genomic DNA from Ctenopharyngodon idella isolate HZGC_01 chromosome 1, HZGC01, whole genome shotgun sequence:
GAACAATGCAATCATTCGTAGGGAGGAAAACtaaataaggccaaaaaaaaaaaaaaaaaaatggagagagagagagaggataaAGTGTAATACTGACCCAGCTATGTCACTCTTCTCTTGTAGGTTGCCATATTTAAATTAGCTTTAATGTTTGTAGTGTAATTTTTGCCAGATTTATAACACTCTTGATGTAATGCATCTGTATCATGATGTTTGGTGTCTGTATTTACattgacatttctgtttttagaTGTTGGGGGGGATTCCCTGGCAGGTGTATTTTCAAAGGGTTCTTTCTGCCTCTTCAGCTACCTATGCTCAAGTCCTCTCATTCCTGGCTGCCTTTGGATGTATCATCATGGCTATTCCCTCCGTCCTGATTGGAGCAATAGGGGCTTCCACAGGTAAGACAAACCTCCATCAGAAACCTGATATTTTAACAACAATATCATAATTGAATGAGAGTGGAATGGTTAACAGGCGCAGCTGTggtaaataaatacatctatacatatatacaatatatatatatatatatatatatatgaaataatgtGCCTTCATAAtgtttaaacaacattaaactCAACAGTTGGTTTCCGGAagtaaaaacattcattttctccataaggAAAAGGATTTTGAACAAttacttataaacctttaaagacagtaCTTCTATGAGCTACGAGGTTGCTAATccatggtatttgcttctgctcagcctgcattatttgagcttatttttaaataatgttgtttaacagtggaatttcTGGTGAAAAATTACATTACCCATAATGCTGTAGAGAAAATTACAGCAATCAGAGAGTCAAAAAAAGCAGTACGCACCAAAAAAAGCTCTTTAGCTCCACCCACTCCCATGAAACAGCAAATGAcgtaattgacccttcgccgggagtttgattgacaagcgatctaaccaatcataatgccgaatccaccattttgtccgacagagcagtcaggagttagaagattaacttcggtggacttgaacttgaaaaatggtgtgtactgacgtctttccgcgtttgaaacaacattccttctcatgttcattcatgtttatttgatgctttttattgttcgaatttcttaaaaaaaaatttttttaaaaactttgtttaatatcataagtcaCCTGCTCTGTCTtttctgtcgacgtgttgtcagtgtcctctttgctccgcgatgtatttttcactctgtgtggcgtgacagcgccatggcttgtcggacaaagcaacagtaactaaggggggcgggtctttgcaaaGGGTCAATTGGGTCGATCTCCTTATACACTTTCAaaatactgaaatgtttgtttgtgtgtgtgtatatatatatatatatatatatatatatatatatatgcatattttgcaataaacttaaaatatactgtttttatacatataatcaacatttgtaaatcagtagtatgtatatatatatatatatatatatatatacacacagtcaaaccaaaatttattcagacaccttgaacatttcatttattaatacagtttattcacttatagttttaaaaaatggtaataaaatatgacaagatcttagagttaaactgtcagaaaaaaataatctttattatgtcagataacacttaagcaaaacatggtcaggtcaaagtgtctgaataatttttgggttcAAAATTTTttggggtataatatgtcacagttaactttattttgctatcctcacttacataaatgaactatagtgtcctgcatccactagtaaaaatatatcaaaaatattaaaaaagtctaaataattttttggtttgactgtatatatatatatatatatatatattcttataacatttctgtaaagctgctttgaaacaatatgtattgtgaaaagcactatacaaataaatgcgatttgaattaaattatatttctccattgtttttaatttgattatgcggTTCGCAATGCTttatgggattgtagttctttccctcactaaaacCGTTGAGTACAcggtcttgtacctttgtctttttaactctttaacaaagactatttggtaacactttacaataaggttcattagttaaacattagttaatgtattaactaacatgaattaaccatgagcaatacatttgtttcatcctaggtgtatgactatcttctttcagacaaacacaatcagagatatatttaaaaatatccttagtcctaccaaggtttataatggtagtgaatgggggcaTCCATCAATAATCAAAGCACGTCATTGCGTTcgggtcaaaggttgctcttccatccaaatcgacttgcgcagtatgcgtacggtcgtccgctggaagctagttatttgactttatgaagttttaaatatggatatttttcttacaaaaacgcatcgcttcacttcttaaggcctttattaacccactggagtcatatgaATTACTTAcattatggatggatgctttttctttttctttctttctttctttctttctttctttctttctttcttttttttttttttcataaatgcgggcccccattcacaaacattataaaccTTAGAGGACTAAggaaattttcaaaaatatctcagattgtgttcatctggaagaagatagtcatatataccaaggatggcttgagagtgagtaaatcatgggataattttcattttttgggtgaactaaccctttaaataaacaacAGATGCAAACAAATTCACCCCAGCAGTCTAATTAGCCTGATTTACAGGCTGTATCCACTTACAGATCGCTAGACTGTGACTTTggagtgcaaaaaaaaaaaaaaaaaatgggaagGCTCACTATTTCAGGAATACAAGCTTCTTTATATGGCTTCAACATTGGACTTTTTAGATCTAAGTCAGAAATCTTTCCTTAAACAGATAATACAAAAGTGCTCTTAATTACACTCTAATTCTGTTGTTTTTTCTCCTTCATAACATGCCACATACCCTCGCCCTGAATAATTATTAACAGCTCATCCAAATTAAAAATTTGCATCAAAGCACTTTTCATACTGTTTCCTGCATATAATGTTTCCTTGTCCTAAAGCCCTTTTCCCTTTGAGCATGTACTGTATTTAGTACATACAGTCAGTAATTCTAATTATGTAATcacttttttctctttattgGGGGGAACAGTCTGATTTGCTATGGTGTGTTGTGGAAGGTGTTCCCCAGGCTGTATCAGCCCCGGGTGGAAACCATGTTCCCTTCAGATCACTAAAGAAACGAGTAAATAACAACAGCTGGTCTCCCTCATACATTATTAACAGATTATCCGTTTAACGATGTGAACCCTGTAAATATTACATCTGAGGGAGGCACACAGCACCCAGATTTAATCAACAGACTTTCAGCATCAAAGACACAGCCAGTCACTTAAATTACTTAACTTATTGGGAATAACAGTCTAATCAAGGCATGTTCCTTTTGgattagaagtaaaaagaatttgaaatagaaccttataaataatatttagtttaatttaatatgtattCACCTCATGTAtgatgcaatatatatatatatatatatctatatctatatctatctatctatctatctatatctctatctatctatctatctatatatatatatatatatatatatatagtggttTTTACACAAAGTATGCAGTAAGTACGTTCTACCTCCACAGATTGGAACATGACAACCTACGGGCCAATTCCTCCCATGCAGAGGGACCAGTCCGACATGATCTTACCAATCGTGCTACAGCACCTGTGCCCAGCCTATATCTCCTTTTTTGGTCTGGGGGCAGTTTCTGCTGCAGTGATGTCATCCGCTGACTCATCCATCCTATCGGCCAGCTCCATGTTCGCTAGGAACATCTACCAGCTCGCTTTCCGGCAATCGGTGAGAGCCAGTCTAATTTAATTCACTGCAAAGTCATTCAATGCAAAAATGGCTCAGTATTTTGTCTTgatttccagtacaaatatcatttaaaaaaaaaaaaaaaaaaaaaaaatcaagctaTATTGAAGCACAATGATCAaaaatttgccaaaaaaaacttaaatcaaAGGGAaaaactattttcttttttgtaccTCATTATGagttttttcccttttcttgttttttcatttaattttgatcatttttagaGGACAACACTTTAtatcttaagtcattttgcttcttaaGTAAACTTATCTTCACTCTAAGAAAAGTGTGAAAAATAGGGcactatatattttgttaataaaaagaaactttccgtattgatttttcacaggtgttttaccCATATTTTGATTTACgcattgcattgtgttgtgttttaggattaaagaaaatgtcagaaaaacTTAACGGAtaatgtcctggcagaaaattacaAGTACCTTTTCCATTTtctagggttttttttttctttttttcttttcttacagtgttgatttaaaggattagttcactttaaaatgaaaattaccccaagctttactcaccctcaagccatcctagatgtaggcctatatgactttcttctttctgatgaacacaatcggagttatagtaataaacatcctgacacatccaagctttataatggcagtgaatgggaaacgagtatgaagctcaagaaagtgcatccatccatcataaacgtactccacatggttCCGGAggcttaataaaggccttctgaagtgaagcaatgcatttgtgtaagaataatatccatatttaacaagttataaagtaaaatatctagcttccaccagaccgccttccgtattcaacttaggaagaaagtgtaaaacttttgcagttcaaaacgcttacgctacgtcctatgccttccatattcaacttacaaaaaaagtttacttACGAACGCTTTTAtcataatttgaatacggaaggcgacatggcggaagctagttattttacttataacttgttaaatatggatatttttcttacataaacgcattgcttcacttcagaaggcctttatcaaCCCCCGGAGAcatgtggagtacattttagatggatggatgcactttcttgagcttcatactcgtggTTTCCCATTTACtgcaattataaagcttggacgcatcagcgtatttattaatattactccaattgtgttaatcagaaagaagaaagtcatatacacctagggtaacttgagggtgagtaaagcttggggtaatttttcattttaaagtgaactaatccttaagaatatttagatatttatactggaaaacatgacaaaaatactgagtaagaaaATCATTTTCTGCAGTGTCGGAATACCTGACTTCtctaaaaatgataaatatgcATGCTTGCAAAtgcagtaataaaataattcaaaggAATGTTcactcaataataataataataataataataatcggtCATCATTTACCATGTCTTTCAAAATCTGAATGACTCATTCttgacacaaaagaagatattatgCATAATGTCTCATCTGTTGTTGTCCACATAATGAGAAACACTTTTACTGTTTAGAtgcatcaaaataaaactgtatattAATCAACTTAATCAAACAGAAATGCATAGTTTTCTCAGTTATCATTTTATTTCCTCTCTAACTCTCATCTCATCTTTGTACTGACCTCAAGGCTTCCGACCGTGAGATTGTGTGGGTCATGCGGATCACTATTTTTGTGTTCGGGGCTCTTGCGACGGCAATGGCTCTCCTGACTGGGACTGTCTACGGTTTATGGTACCTAAGCTCTGACCTTGTCTACGTCATCATCTTCCCCCAACTCATCTGTGTTCTTTTTGTCCGTGGCACGAACACCTATGGCGCGGTGGCTGGATACGTTTTTGGAATGATCCTGCGCATTGGCGGAGGGGAACCTTATCTCAAACTGCCTCCCTTCATCTACTACCCTGGGTGGACCATTGAGGAGAAGGTCCATCATGTGACCAATGAGGTGGAATACCTGGTGTTGCAAAGGTTTCCCTTTAAGACAGTTTCCATGCTGGCCTCGTTCCTAAGCAACATAGCCGTCTCACACCTGTTTAAGTACCTGTTTGAGAGTGGCACTTTGTCAGCTAAATATGATTTCTTGGATGCAGTTGTGGCCAAGCACAGTGCTGAAATAATGGACAAGACCACACTGGTGAACAAGAACATCATTGGACTGAATGAAATGGCCCCAGTCAAGCCAAGACTTAGTGTTACTTTAGCAGCTACCTTCTCCAGGAAAGAAACCCTGACCGAAGAGGAAGACTCCAGCCCGGAGTCACCAAGCCATGAGATCAAGTAGAGGCTTTATGCCTGATCCTGAGACTCTCTAGTGGCTCCATAATGTGAAGAACGGTGCTTCACTCAATAAGTAAAGAAATATCAgattttaattacataattaattcACTCCACACCATTTTCTGGAATTTCCATCACTTCTTTCAGAAGGGAACTGGATAGCAACTGAAACTCTATTGAAAATGGCAAAGAGAGAAGAAAACAGCAGAGATTCGTGTGGTTTGAGTAATATTAGGAAAAAAACTGACTTGGTGTTACTTACCTTGAGAAGCTCTTCGACTCCTGTTGGTATGTACAATCCTTAGTGACTCTCCTTTCCCTTCTAAAGAAAATGTTGAGATACTGTGATAATCCTGGAGAAATAGTAATATTAAAGGgactgttcacccaaaaatgttctgtcatcatttactcaacctcatgtggTCATACAATTAAAGTCAGTGGGCTGTTTTGGACCCTATTGACTTttgtatggggaaaaaaagcagtTCTTCAAAGTATCTTTTTTGTGTTCTAGCAttgaaaatgatgacaaaattttcatttttgggagaaatattcctttaattccACTGAATCTGTACACAAATCAGtccagattttaaaaaaagaaagaaaatgtaacAGTGATTATAATATATCAAATTATAGCTATATATGAATAGATAATAGGTGTAAGTTCATGCGTCATGCCATTATGTACGTCAACCTCCCATGATAGATATTAGTACAGATTATCCTATCGTCCTATCATAAAAATCAAATGTAGCTAAACAGTTATATGCTGTTCCATAAATACGTAATTATATAACAAGTGATGTGCTTCCCATCTACAGAATACCTTTAACAACTGTGACATAAGTGCACATGTggcaaatgtatttttcatgttcatagtGCAATATTAAGGTGAACAGGAAAACAAAGAAcatggaaatatatatataatcttaaaTCGCCTTAATTAGCTACAGTACATTGATTAAATGGGGGTGATTGGACATTATGCAAACCCGGTTGGTCACTTTGTTGTACTTGAAAATGAATGTAGCTGCAAATGATTTACCAGATGTAATAATAACCTCTTCGGGTCTGTGATGTGTTATATTTTGTGATTTGATGTCAAAAGAAGTCATTGTACCTGGTTCCAGGATGAGCCAGCTGCTGTGTTATTTTGTTGGCTTTAGCAATACAGAAATTTGTGtgatgtgtgtatttatatttcaatgAATATAACTGTCCAGTATTCCACTAATGTAAAGTATCACTTTACTGTTCTATATATaagtacatatatatttatttggatTGGTTGGAGCCAGCTACAcaaatctatatttatttatttattaattgtggCCTACAGATTAAACATAGGATTGTTAAAAGATAATAAATTTTATTGTTAAGACTTTCATAGTTGTGTATTATTACTATGTAAGTAATCCAGTCCACAAAAACTCTGAGTAGAGGTTTTCCCTTTTGTTTAAATTCATTGAACTTGACaaagtgtgtttaaatacattgtgTTTATTCCCGTTTGTCATACCAAACCCATTTTCTAAATCTGATGCTATTTTGAATGCCAAAACGGTCTGTGGAATGCTGTAGGATCTGCGGGTAATTACGAAAATGCGCGTCTGAAAACGTGACAATTTATGGCATTAACTCTCTTCAACTTCCAATGTCACCGTTAAGAGACGGCACTCTAAAAATAGCCAGTACGTTATTTACATTACTCTAAGTGCTCTGCTGGTCTTAGTG
This window encodes:
- the slc5a7a gene encoding high affinity choline transporter 1 encodes the protein MNIHVEGLVAIVIFYLLILVVGIWAAWKNKNSGVVEGTDRSETIMVGGRDIGLFVGAFTMTATWVGGGYINGTAENVYLPGYGLAWAQAPFGYALSLVVGGLFFAKPMRSRGYVTMLDPFQQLYGKRMGGLLFIPALMGEMFWSAAILSALGATLSVIIDIDINMSVIISALIAIFYTLVGGLYSVAYTDVVQLFCIFLGLWVSVPFALSNPAVSDIGVTAVKQLHANQTAWLGKIESPDKWMWADNFCLLMLGGIPWQVYFQRVLSASSATYAQVLSFLAAFGCIIMAIPSVLIGAIGASTDWNMTTYGPIPPMQRDQSDMILPIVLQHLCPAYISFFGLGAVSAAVMSSADSSILSASSMFARNIYQLAFRQSASDREIVWVMRITIFVFGALATAMALLTGTVYGLWYLSSDLVYVIIFPQLICVLFVRGTNTYGAVAGYVFGMILRIGGGEPYLKLPPFIYYPGWTIEEKVHHVTNEVEYLVLQRFPFKTVSMLASFLSNIAVSHLFKYLFESGTLSAKYDFLDAVVAKHSAEIMDKTTLVNKNIIGLNEMAPVKPRLSVTLAATFSRKETLTEEEDSSPESPSHEIK